From the Deinococcus sonorensis KR-87 genome, the window ACGATGGCCAGCGCCACGAAGCTCATCATCATGGTGTTCAGCACGCTCTTGCTGCGCACCATGCCGCCGTAGAAGAAGGCCAGCCCCGGGGTCATCAGCATCACCAGCGCGGCCGAGATCAGCATGAAGGCGGTGTCGCCGGTGTCGAGCTTGGGGGTGGTGGTCTGGGCGGTGGCCAGCGAGGCCAGCGACAGGCCCAGCAGCGGCAACGCGGGACGCAGACGGGTCAGAGCGTGGGACATGCGGGACTCCTTGATGGGAAAGGGCGACATCAGACCAGCACCGGGGTGGTGTGGGTCTCGGTGACGGGGGTGAGGGCGGCGTTGTCCTGCTCGCCGGTGCGGATGCGGACCACCCGTTCGAGCGGCTGCACGAAAATCTTGCCGTCCCCTACCTCGCCGGTGCGGGCGCCCTGCTGGATGGCCTGAATTGCCACCTCCACGAACGGCTCCGAGACCGCCATCTTGAATTCCACCTTCTCGCGGAATTCCACCATCACACGGGTGCCCCGGTAGTGCTCCACCACCTCCTGCTCGCCGCCGTGCCCACTGACGCGGCTCAGCGTGATGCCGCTGATGCCCGCCTGAAACAGCGCTTCCTTGACCTGCTGCACCCGCTCTGGCCGTACCACTGCCGTGATCAGTTTCATTCTGGCCTCCCCTTGCGCCCGTCTGCCCCGCCGCGCACCACCCGCCGGAATAGCTCACGGTAGCCGAAGTTCAGACACAGTGTCAATCATAATCTGGATATTTGTCCAGATTTGGGCGAACAAATTGCTAAATTTAGCCAGATTTGTGCAGACGATTTGGAAAATTGAGGCCAGATTGCCCATTCTCGGTGCCCAACGCTGGCAGCTAACCAAATGGAAAGGGCCACCCGGAGGTGGCCCCAAGCCCGACTGCCTCTTCCTTTCAGATGCGGCTGCGCCCGGACAGACGGTAGCGGACCCGGCCCAGCAGGCGCCACGCCTGCCACACCAGCAGCGCCAGCACCACCACCGCCAGCAGCGGAAACAACACAGCCAGCACACTCAGCAGCAGCGATAGGCCGTCTTCGATGCTGGAGACGACCGGATTGCCCACGCCGGCGGTCAGCGTGGTGGCAGCCGGTCGGAGCACGGTCCGGGTGGCATGCACCCCACCCGACACCAACAGCCCCAGCACGAGCGCCAGGGTTGGGTTCAGGCCGGTGGCGGCCCCGTGCTGGCTGGCAAACAGCACTCCACCTGCCGCCACATTCACCACCCCACCTGCCAGATGCAGCACGTGGTCCACCCCGGGAATCTTGTCGCCCACAAAATCCAGCAGGCCCAGCACCACGATGCCCAGCAGCACCCAGGGACTGGACAGCCAGGCGAACGGCCCGGCCAGATGCAGCAGCCCCAGCCGGTCCAGGAGCCCCACCAGCAGCAGCGGAATGTAGGCATTCAGGCCCGCCGCGCCCGAAAGGCCCAGGCCGGACAGCGCGTTCGTCAGGAGGTCCATATGCCTGCAGGTACGCGCCCAGGCCAGGGAAAGATGCGTTACTGCTCGGCGACCACTTCGGTGGGGGCAGGGGGCCGCAGGTCGGTGCTGTTGTAGCGGGCCTGGGCTTCCCGCAGCCCCTGGGTGGCCCACAGCTGGGCGGCGTCGGCCGCCAGCGAGAGCAGCTGCTCCAGCACTGGGCGCTCGGTTTCGGCCCAGCGGCTCAGCACCCAGTCGGCCGGGTCGCGGCCCGCCGGCGGGCGGCTGATGCCCAGCTTGAGCCGGTCGAAGGCCTCGGTGCCCAGCAGCCGGATGATGTCACGCAGGCCGTTCTGCCCGCCATGGCGCCCGCCGTGCCGCAGCCGCAGCAGGCCGAATGGGCTGTCGAGGTCGTCCTGCACCACCAGAAGTTCGGCAGGCGAGAGCTTGTGATAGGCCAGCACCGGCTGAACCGCCCGCCCGCTGGAATTCATGAAGGTCTGCGGCTTGAGCAGCAGCACCTTCTGGCCGGCGGGCCGGATCTCGGCCACCTCCGCCGCGCCCTGCAGGCGCCAGCTGACGCTGTGCCGCCGCGCCAGCTCATCCAGCACCAGCCAGCCCACGTTGTGGCGGGTCTGGGCGTAGGTGCTGCCCGGATTGCCCAGGCCAACGATCAGCCGCATTCAGGCATCCAGCCGGTCCAGCAGTTCGTGCACCTGCGCCTCGGTCTCGCGGACGCGCGGCGTGGCGCGCGCCTGCTGGTAGCCGGCGTAGAAGTCCGCGAAGCGGGTATCCATGCCGCCGGTCAGCAGCCCCAGCGCCTGCCGCACGTCCTGCAGGTGCCGCTCGCTGAGCGTCTCCTTGCTGTCGATCACCTCGTCCAGCGTGGCCATCAGGCCGCTCAGCGGCCGCAGCCACTGGAAGTGCGGGTGGTTCATAACGAGGTTGTACAGCGCGAACGGCCCTTCGATGTGGCCCTCGCGGAACTCGTACTCGCTGCGGGCCACGTCCAGCAGCGCCGAGTGAAAGTGGCGCAGCGCGGTGGCCAGGCTGGTCAGGCGGGTCCGCATGGCAGAGGGGGTGGTCATGACCAGCAGTCTAACGCGGCCTCTCCGGAGTGCTGTGGCCCCCGCCTGCTACCCTGCCCTCATGCGTTACCGCGAGTTCACTGAGGACGATTTCGAGGCGCTGCATCAGCTGGACCTGCAGGTGCAGCGTCAGCTGGACCCCGGCTTTGACGCGCTGCCGGAACGGGAGCAGGAAGGCCGCGTCCGCACCAGCCTGCCGGCCCTGCGCTTCTACCTGCGCAGCGAGCACAGCTTCGTGGCCGAGGAGGCGGGGCAGCTGCTGGGGCTGATCTTCGCGCAGAGCGTCTGGCAGGGCGACCGGCCGATCCTGCTGGTCACCGCCTGTCTGGTGGACCGGACCGCGCCGCCGCAGACGGCCGCCGGGTTGCTCCACGCGGTGGTCAAGAGCGCCTACGACGCCGCCGTCTACGAGGTGCACTACCCGGTCACGGCCACGCTGGACTCGGCCGCCGAGGCGGAAGGCAGTCACGTGCTGGGCCGGTACGCCGTGCACCATCTGGGCAGCCGGCAGCAGACGGCTCCGGGCGAGCGACTACGGGGCGGCGGCTACACCGATGCCGGACGCAGCGACGCCTGAAGGATCGCCGCTGGAAGAGCCCGGTAAGAGTGCGCGCGCCATACTGCCCGCATGACCCAGACGAACCCCCGCACCACCCGCACCCTCATCGGCGTTCACGGCATGGACCGGGCCAGTGGGGACCGTGTGGCCGCCGCGCTGCTGGCGATGCCCGGCGTCGCCAAGGCCACCCCCGACGACGGCCAGATTGAGGTGCACTACGATCCGTCGCAGCACACCATCATGGACCTGATCCGCACCATCCGCACCCAGGGCTTCCTGGCGGGCATGCTGTAAGGCTGCAGACCAGCTCGGTCGCTGCGCCCGGACGTGTTGTCCGGGCGTTTTTCTGGTCTTGATGATCCTGGCCTCCGCAGCGTCAGGCGCTATCATCGGGCGCATGGACGCGGGCTATCTCGGTGTGCTGACGCTGCGGCTGGAAATGCCCTGGGTCAGCAACCTCAAGGAAAAGCGGGCGCTGGTGCGGCCGGTGGTGGAGCGGCTCAAGGCCCGCTTTCCGGTCACGGTGGCGCGGCTGGACGGCCTGAACGCCCACGACTGGGAGCTGATCGGGGTGGCCACCCTGTCGTCGGACCGCGAGTGGGTGGTGCAGACGCTGACCATGGCCGCCGATTTCGTGGCCGCGCAGGGCGAGTACCGCGTCACCGAGGAGTCCAGGGGCATCACGCTCACCGAAGACCTGCTGGACGACTGAAGCGGGCGGGCCCCACCTGGAGGCCCGCCCGCATTTATGTGCGCGTTTACGGCTGGGTGGTGCTGGCCGGGCTGGTCGGCAGGCTGTTGAAGGCCGCCGGACGGCTCAGGAGCCGCCAGTTCAGCACGCTCTTGCCGCTGAAGGTCACCATCTGGTCGGGGGTGAGGTTCTGGCCGCACTTGTAGGTGGCGTTCTCCTGCCGCATGATCGGCCAGATCACGGCGGCGGCGCGGCCTGCAATGTCGCGCAGCGGAATCGGGCCGAAGAAGCGCGAATCCTCGCTGCCGCGCTCGGTGCGGTTGTCGCCCTGCACGAAGTACTGACCGGCCGGCACGGTGAACTCCTTCTGGTTGGTCACGATGCCGTTCTGGTCATTGAGCGCCTGGTTGGCCTGCTGGCTGCCGGTGTCCCAGCAGCCCTGCTGCTTCCAGTAGTCGGTGGTGAAGCTGGCGTCCAGCGCCGCCCCGTTCACGTACGTAATGCCCTGCGAGATGCGGATGCGGTCGCCCGGCAGCCCGATCAGGCGCTTGATCAGGAAGGGGCGGTAGTTCCACAGGCCATAGAAGCTGCGCTGCTCGGCGGCCGCCGGCGGCTTGAACACCAGGATGTCGCCCCGGTGGAAGCTGCCGATGCCGGCCTTGTGCAGCCAGGTCTCGTATTTGGGCAGGAACACCCGTTCGTGGTGACGCAGGTTCGGCATCATGCTCACGCCGTCCACGCCCACCACGGTGCCGATAAACTGCGTGATCAGCACCGCGAAGACGATGGGTTCCAGAAGTTCTTTCCACAGGCGCTGGAGAAATGAAGGCCTGCGCACTTGCTGCTGTGTCATGCGGCTCCTTACTCCGGGCAGGATAGCGGATTCATCCGGGGGGAACGAGGGACCCTCCGGCAAGCCCCCCAGTGTTTATCGTGTCTTCACCGCTGCCATGCTGTACTTTGAAAGTGATGCCGCTGGCCGGAACACTTGTCGATGGACTGTACCAGTTGGTGCGTCCGGTCGGGCGTGGTGCCAGCAGCGTGGTGTACTTCGCGGTGGGACGCGACGGCCTGCCCTATGCGGTCAAGATGTTCCCGCCGGAACTGCAGCACCACGCCGCACGGGAATTCGAGCACGGCAACCTGCTGGACCATCCGCGACTGGCCCGGGTGCTGGCCACCACCACCGTGCAGGGCCAGCCGAGCCTGGTGCTGACCTTCGCGCGCGGACAGGTGCTGCAGCTGCGCTACCAGCAGCGCCCGGCCCTGCGCTTTGAGCGCCGCGCCTTTCTGCTCACCCTGGTGCATGCCCTGGACGCGCTGGCCCACCTGCATGCCCTGGGACTGGTGCACCGCGACGTGAAGCCGGAGAACCTGATCGTGGACGCCGACGGCAGCGCCAAGCTGGTGGACTTCGACCTGTCCGGCCCGGCGTTTGAGACCTTCGACAGCCCGGTCCGGATCGGGACGGCGGCCTTCCTGTCCCCGGAGGCGATCCGGGGCGAACCGCTGGGGCCGCGCAGCGACCTCTACGGCATCGGCCTGCTGCTGCACTGGGGGCTCTACGGTGAGCTGCCGGGCGGCGACATCGGCCCGGCCAACGATCCGCTGGAAGGGCTATGCCGCTCCCTGCTGCACCCAGACCCGCAGCACCGCCCGGCCAGCGCGCTGCAGACCCGGCAACTGCTGCTGGAACTCGCCTCCCTGCCCTACTGAAAGGCCCAGGAAGAGAGAACGGCAACGGAGCTGCTCGGCGTTCGGGCAGGCCGGACCGGACCA encodes:
- a CDS encoding P-II family nitrogen regulator, with the protein product MKLITAVVRPERVQQVKEALFQAGISGITLSRVSGHGGEQEVVEHYRGTRVMVEFREKVEFKMAVSEPFVEVAIQAIQQGARTGEVGDGKIFVQPLERVVRIRTGEQDNAALTPVTETHTTPVLV
- a CDS encoding DUF4126 domain-containing protein produces the protein MDLLTNALSGLGLSGAAGLNAYIPLLLVGLLDRLGLLHLAGPFAWLSSPWVLLGIVVLGLLDFVGDKIPGVDHVLHLAGGVVNVAAGGVLFASQHGAATGLNPTLALVLGLLVSGGVHATRTVLRPAATTLTAGVGNPVVSSIEDGLSLLLSVLAVLFPLLAVVVLALLVWQAWRLLGRVRYRLSGRSRI
- the pth gene encoding aminoacyl-tRNA hydrolase translates to MRLIVGLGNPGSTYAQTRHNVGWLVLDELARRHSVSWRLQGAAEVAEIRPAGQKVLLLKPQTFMNSSGRAVQPVLAYHKLSPAELLVVQDDLDSPFGLLRLRHGGRHGGQNGLRDIIRLLGTEAFDRLKLGISRPPAGRDPADWVLSRWAETERPVLEQLLSLAADAAQLWATQGLREAQARYNSTDLRPPAPTEVVAEQ
- a CDS encoding DUF1999 domain-containing protein, which encodes MRYREFTEDDFEALHQLDLQVQRQLDPGFDALPEREQEGRVRTSLPALRFYLRSEHSFVAEEAGQLLGLIFAQSVWQGDRPILLVTACLVDRTAPPQTAAGLLHAVVKSAYDAAVYEVHYPVTATLDSAAEAEGSHVLGRYAVHHLGSRQQTAPGERLRGGGYTDAGRSDA
- a CDS encoding heavy-metal-associated domain-containing protein; translation: MTQTNPRTTRTLIGVHGMDRASGDRVAAALLAMPGVAKATPDDGQIEVHYDPSQHTIMDLIRTIRTQGFLAGML
- a CDS encoding DUF503 domain-containing protein; translation: MDAGYLGVLTLRLEMPWVSNLKEKRALVRPVVERLKARFPVTVARLDGLNAHDWELIGVATLSSDREWVVQTLTMAADFVAAQGEYRVTEESRGITLTEDLLDD
- the lepB gene encoding signal peptidase I; the protein is MTQQQVRRPSFLQRLWKELLEPIVFAVLITQFIGTVVGVDGVSMMPNLRHHERVFLPKYETWLHKAGIGSFHRGDILVFKPPAAAEQRSFYGLWNYRPFLIKRLIGLPGDRIRISQGITYVNGAALDASFTTDYWKQQGCWDTGSQQANQALNDQNGIVTNQKEFTVPAGQYFVQGDNRTERGSEDSRFFGPIPLRDIAGRAAAVIWPIMRQENATYKCGQNLTPDQMVTFSGKSVLNWRLLSRPAAFNSLPTSPASTTQP
- a CDS encoding serine/threonine-protein kinase, whose amino-acid sequence is MPLAGTLVDGLYQLVRPVGRGASSVVYFAVGRDGLPYAVKMFPPELQHHAAREFEHGNLLDHPRLARVLATTTVQGQPSLVLTFARGQVLQLRYQQRPALRFERRAFLLTLVHALDALAHLHALGLVHRDVKPENLIVDADGSAKLVDFDLSGPAFETFDSPVRIGTAAFLSPEAIRGEPLGPRSDLYGIGLLLHWGLYGELPGGDIGPANDPLEGLCRSLLHPDPQHRPASALQTRQLLLELASLPY